A region from the Drosophila ananassae strain 14024-0371.13 chromosome 2L, ASM1763931v2, whole genome shotgun sequence genome encodes:
- the LOC6500276 gene encoding rho GTPase-activating protein 100F isoform X6, which translates to MQWKKKFTRLKAATGNSRVRRMLCCGRRKENGRSVPDVTASPGRAPPGPLPANQLSSLGNQQPHHGNQQHHGNHANQQHHGNHRGHSGSLSNAVGAKDPVLLQGDFRKVSGISSEIFRQIEAVENDHDPNTAAALEAVERRGEMIVRILEPRCMGSKPAVDAAHKLMNKADGRHTVQLVEIVKRPGQTLGLYIREGNGADRTDGVFISRIALESAVYNSGCLRVGDEILAVNLVDVTHMSLDDVVIIMSIPRRLVLAIRQRRGNRGTGSPGPPTLSRPEQKPPPVVVIKRDLRDEDLDETDRMPRPRSSRDRRTGDGREMTESRSRLGLGLNNYSPQSEQLDMYYNTRGGAGGGGPMGEPPNWGYKPPPPPSSVITEQPTKGHAFAPSHAYYQNAGTLESLAEKVHAFYPGAPGGPPVGPSRRMSTGTGNVGLAQQHARFPRSGSDQHLPRVEYADYSNSLGRHSLLRSSLKPGTAGGAPLPVGVGGTLGRYGRYDQQRSGGVSKYGPPAAGAQSLTRRSRPNLDYSSDTEATIGPRSSYYYYNRPAIASMPRGSGGGGGGAAAAAAMLAADHLNKFNSLPRERPGVRLQGMRSRIGDRLVDENDGNTSAPEFDARRGRDLRQRITASPSIFTADEYRAWLRRAPSSSAIAEQMRMTRDMFAQPRAQRFSCSAENIHDVLRNTESIYSSRNHILGTGTLDRNMGLTRPISALPVRSMSSQHIGGAGSIRSPSIRRMRQLLELSAGPASPSGSIMSTGGHQSPAPTPSATLPRPHRQIDINPAEFAKYKLDKPIVDMGGVSGMLWIHLLAGRGLRTAPEGVGPGGAAPPGQTRDLYCVIECDRVHKARTVVRSGDLQFDWDESFELDLVGNKQLDVLVYSWDPQHRHKLCYRGAISLSAILRQSPLHQLALKVEPRGTIYIRMRHTDPLALYKRRGLPSLRAGYPTLFGADLESVVNRESKGAPGCAPVPIVLRRCVEEVERRGLDIIGLYRLCGSATKKRLLREAFERNSRAVELSPEHVPDINVITGVLKDYLRELPEPLFTRCLFQMTVDALAVCLPDDPEGNAKLMLSILDCLPRANRATLVFLLDHLSLVVSNSERNKMSAQALATVMGPPLMLHSASAQPGADIDHAQPIAVLKYLLQIWPQPQAQHQQLAQHMAGATGAMLSGMATAGSMSNMAGVASDRSARRVNRAAWKQSQCVASGQTGTPSAAAGAAHGGGQPTALVHFGNQHTLPRPSSALSHSQQSSVSISSGSVSSIASSLATSGATGKQKQWDTTTHTIQQNQHNPSEQRQDSVKYKILWKDALCSQKLIYINKHIRSSITHKALVLIFNNCLGKYLKNACVGH; encoded by the exons ATGCAGTGGAAGAAGAAGTTTACTCGATTAAAAGCGGCTACTGGAAATTCGCGTGTGCGAAGAATGCTTTGTTGTGGACGTAGAAAG GAGAATGGAAGATCAGTTCCTGATGTCACTGCCAGTCCGGGTAGAGCACCTCCAGGCCCGCTGCCAGCCAATCAGCTATCCTCGCTGGGCAACCAACAGCCGCACCATGGGAACCAGCAGCACCACGGGAACCATGCGAACCAGCAGCACCACGGCAACCACCGCGGCCATAGCGGCAGTCTGTCAAATGCGGTGGGCGCCAAGGATCCAGTGCTGTTGCAAGGCGACTTCCGCAAGGTCAGCGGCATCAGCTCGGAGATCTTTCGGCAGATAGAGGCCGTGGAGAATGACCACGATCCTAATACGGCGGCGGCCCTCGAAGCGGTGGAGAGGCGCGGAGAGATGATTGTGCGCATTCTAGAGCCCCGGTGCATGGGCAGCAAGCCGGCGGTGGACGCAGCCCACAAACTGATGAACAAGGCCGATGGGCGGCATACGGTGCAACTGGTGGAAATCGTCAAGCGCCCCGGCCAGACACTGGGTCTGTACATCCGCGAAGGGAATGGAGCCGACCGCACCGATGGCGTTTTCATCTCCCGGATCGCTTTAGAGTCTGCCGTTTACAACAGCGGCTGTCTGAGG GTGGGTGATGAAATCTTGGCGGTTAACCTGGTGGACGTCACCCACATGTCCCTGGACGATGTCGTTATCATCATGTCAATTCCACGACGACTGGTGCTGGCCATTCGCCAGAGGCGTGGCAACCGAGGCACTGGCTCCCCGGGACCTCCAACTCTTTCCAGGCCCGAGCAAAAGCCGCCACCGGTAGTGGTAATCAAGCGTGATCTGCGCGACGAGGATCTGGACGAAACTGATCGGATGCCAAGGCCGCGATCATCACGTGATAGACGTACAG GGGACGGCCGCGAGATGACGGAGTCCAGATCCCGCTTGGGTCTGGGTCTGAACAACTACAGTCCACAGTCGGAGCAGCTGGACATGTACTACAATACAAGAGGAGGTGCCGGCGGAGGAGGGCCTATGGGAGAGCCTCCTAACTGGGGATACAAACCACCACCCCCTCCATCATCCGTGATTACGGAGCAGCCCACAAAAGGACACGCCTTTGCGCCATCTCATGCCTACTACCAAAATGCGGGAACTCTAGAGAGTTTAGCAGAGAAGGTGCACGCATTTTACCCAGGAGCACCCGGTGGACCACCTGTAGGGCCCTCTCGGCGAATGTCCACTGGCACCGGCAACGTGGGTCTGGCCCAACAGCACGCTAGGTTTCCTCGATCGGGCTCGGACCAGCACCTCCCCCGCGTTGAATATGCAGATTACTCGAACTCTCTGGGCCGCCACTCTTTGCTCCGTTCCAGCTTAAAGCCAGGAACGGCTGGAGGAGCTCCTCTTCCAGTGGGCGTAGGTGGCACACTAGGGCGCTATGGCCGCTACGATCAGCAGAGGAGCGGCGGCGTCTCCAAGTACGGTCCGCCGGCTGCAGGAGCCCAGTCTCTGACTCGCCGTTCCAGGCCGAACCTGGACTACTCCAGTGACACAGAGGCTACGATTGGTCCACGATCGAGCTACTACTACTACAACCGCCCCGCCATCGCAAGCATGCCAAGAGGATCAggtggcggcggaggaggGGCAGCCGCCGCCGCAGCCATGCTGGCAGCGGATCATCTTAACAAATTCAACTCGTTGCCTCGCGAGCGACCCGGCGTCCGACTGCAGGGAATGCGATCGCGAATCGGTGATCGTCTAGTGGACGAAAACGATGGCAATACTTCGGCACCGGAGTTCGACGCGCGGCGGGGCAGGGATCTGCGCCAAAGAATCACTGCTAGCCCGTCGATATTCACGGCGGACGAGTACCGTGCTTGGCTGAGGAGGGCGCCGAGCAGCTCAGCCATTGCGGAGCAAATGCGGATGACACGAGACATGTTTGCCCAGCCACGGGCACAGAGGTTCTCGTGCAGTGCCGAAAATATTCACGATGTGCTTAGAAAC aCGGAAAGCATCTACTCGAGCAGGAACCACATCCTCGGCACCGGCACTTTAGATCGCAATATGGGCCTCACCCGCCCTATCTCGGCGCTGCCAGTGAGATCTATGTCCTCGCAGCATATCGGAGGCGCAGGTTCCATCCGCTCGCCCAGCATACGCCGCATGCGGCAGTTACTGGAGCTCTCCGCTGGACCGGCCAGTCCTAGTGGCAGCATAATGAGCACTGGGGGCCACCAAAGTCCTGCACCTACACCAAGTGCTACGCTGCCGCGTCCCCATCGCCAGATCGACATCAATCCGGCGGAGTTTGCGAAGTACAAGCTGGACAAGCCCATTGTAGACATGGGAGGTGTCTCCGGCATGCTATGGATTCACCTTCTTGCTGGTCGCGGCCTGAGAACAGCTCCAGAAGGAGTAGGTCCCGGAGGAGCAGCACCACCGGGACAAACTCGAGATCTCTACTGCGTTATTGAGTGCGACCGCGTGCACAAGGCTCGCACGGTAGTGCGATCTGGTGACCTGCAGTTCGACTGGGACGAGTCCTTCGAGCTGGACTTAGTGGGCAACAAACAGCTCGACGTGCTGGTTTACTCCTGGGACCCGCAGCACAGGCACAAACTGTGCTACCGCGGGGCCATTTCACTATCAGCCATTCTGAGGCAGTCTCCCTTGCATCAGCTGGCTCTCAAGGTGGAGCCCAGAGGCACTATCTACATCCGAATGCGTCACACGGATCCCCTGGCCCTCTACAAGCGTCGCGGACTGCCCAGCTTACGGGCCGGTTACCCGACCCTATTCGGAGCTGACCTCGAGTCAGTGGTGAATCGAGAGTCTAAGGGTGCGCCCGGCTGTGCACCAGTACCCATCGTTCTGCGGCGATGCGTGGAGGAGGTGGAACGTCGGGGGCTTGACATAATCGGGCTGTACCGACTGTGCGGTTCTGCCACCAAGAAGCGACTGCTGCGCGAGGCCTTCGAGCGCAACAGCCGCGCAGTGGAATTGAGCCCGGAGCATGTTCCTGACATCAACGTCATCACCGGGGTGCTCAAGGACTACCTCAGGGAGCTTCCAGAGCCACTGTTCACTCGATGTCTTTTCCAAATGACGGTGGATGCTTTGG CTGTCTGCCTGCCAGATGACCCAGAGGGCAATGCGAAACTGATGCTTAGCATCCTCGACTGTCTGCCGCGGGCAAACCGG GCCACGCTTGTGTTCCTGCTCGACCACTTGTCGCTGGTGGTGTCCAACTCGGAGCGGAACAAGATGTCCGCCCAGGCGCTCGCCACAGTGATGGGCCCCCCGCTGATGCTGCATTCGGCGAGTGCGCAACCGGGCGCTGACATTGATCATGCCCAGCCGATCGCGGTGCTGAAGTATCTTCTCCAGATCTGGCCGCAGCCGCAGGCGCAGCATCAGCAGCTGGCGCAGCACATGGCCGGCGCTACAGGGGCGATGCTGTCCGGTATGGCCACTGCCGGCAGCATGAGCAATATGGCCGGCGTTGCTTCAG ACAGGTCGGCGCGGCGAGTCAACAGGGCAGCGTGGAAGCAAAGTCAGTGCGTTGCCAGCGGACAGACAGGCACTCCTTCTGCAGCAGCAGGCGCAGCTCATGGCGGCGGGCAACCTACTGCGCTCGTCCACTTCGGTAACCAACATACTCTCCCAAGGCCATCCTCAGCTCTCAGCCACAGCCAACAGTCATCTGTATCAATCAGTAGTGGGTCAGTTAGCTCAATCGCATCGAGCCTTGCAACAAGCGGTGCAACaggtaaacaaaaacagtggGACACCACGACGCACACGAtacaacaaaaccaacataACCCATCAGAACAGAGGCAGGACTcagtaaaatataaaatcttATGGAAGGATGCCCTTTGTAGCCAGAAACTTATCTATATTAACAAGCACATAAGAAGTTCCATAACACACAAGGCACTCGTactaatatttaacaattgtctgggaaaatatttaaaaaatgcctGCGTGGGACATTAA
- the LOC6500276 gene encoding rho GTPase-activating protein 100F isoform X8, which translates to MQWKKKFTRLKAATGNSRVRRMLCCGRRKENGRSVPDVTASPGRAPPGPLPANQLSSLGNQQPHHGNQQHHGNHANQQHHGNHRGHSGSLSNAVGAKDPVLLQGDFRKVSGISSEIFRQIEAVENDHDPNTAAALEAVERRGEMIVRILEPRCMGSKPAVDAAHKLMNKADGRHTVQLVEIVKRPGQTLGLYIREGNGADRTDGVFISRIALESAVYNSGCLRVGDEILAVNLVDVTHMSLDDVVIIMSIPRRLVLAIRQRRGNRGTGSPGPPTLSRPEQKPPPVVVIKRDLRDEDLDETDRMPRPRSSRDRRTGDGREMTESRSRLGLGLNNYSPQSEQLDMYYNTRGGAGGGGPMGEPPNWGYKPPPPPSSVITEQPTKGHAFAPSHAYYQNAGTLESLAEKVHAFYPGAPGGPPVGPSRRMSTGTGNVGLAQQHARFPRSGSDQHLPRVEYADYSNSLGRHSLLRSSLKPGTAGGAPLPVGVGGTLGRYGRYDQQRSGGVSKYGPPAAGAQSLTRRSRPNLDYSSDTEATIGPRSSYYYYNRPAIASMPRGSGGGGGGAAAAAAMLAADHLNKFNSLPRERPGVRLQGMRSRIGDRLVDENDGNTSAPEFDARRGRDLRQRITASPSIFTADEYRAWLRRAPSSSAIAEQMRMTRDMFAQPRAQRFSCSAENIHDVLRNTESIYSSRNHILGTGTLDRNMGLTRPISALPVRSMSSQHIGGAGSIRSPSIRRMRQLLELSAGPASPSGSIMSTGGHQSPAPTPSATLPRPHRQIDINPAEFAKYKLDKPIVDMGGVSGMLWIHLLAGRGLRTAPEGVGPGGAAPPGQTRDLYCVIECDRVHKARTVVRSGDLQFDWDESFELDLVGNKQLDVLVYSWDPQHRHKLCYRGAISLSAILRQSPLHQLALKVEPRGTIYIRMRHTDPLALYKRRGLPSLRAGYPTLFGADLESVVNRESKGAPGCAPVPIVLRRCVEEVERRGLDIIGLYRLCGSATKKRLLREAFERNSRAVELSPEHVPDINVITGVLKDYLRELPEPLFTRCLFQMTVDALAVCLPDDPEGNAKLMLSILDCLPRANRATLVFLLDHLSLVVSNSERNKMSAQALATVMGPPLMLHSASAQPGADIDHAQPIAVLKYLLQIWPQPQAQHQQLAQHMAGATGAMLSGMATAGSMSNMAGVASGRRGESTGQRGSKVSALPADRQALLLQQQAQLMAAGNLLRSSTSVTNILSQGHPQLSATANSHLYQSVVGQLAQSHRALQQAVQQVNKNSGTPRRTRYNKTNITHQNRGRTQ; encoded by the exons ATGCAGTGGAAGAAGAAGTTTACTCGATTAAAAGCGGCTACTGGAAATTCGCGTGTGCGAAGAATGCTTTGTTGTGGACGTAGAAAG GAGAATGGAAGATCAGTTCCTGATGTCACTGCCAGTCCGGGTAGAGCACCTCCAGGCCCGCTGCCAGCCAATCAGCTATCCTCGCTGGGCAACCAACAGCCGCACCATGGGAACCAGCAGCACCACGGGAACCATGCGAACCAGCAGCACCACGGCAACCACCGCGGCCATAGCGGCAGTCTGTCAAATGCGGTGGGCGCCAAGGATCCAGTGCTGTTGCAAGGCGACTTCCGCAAGGTCAGCGGCATCAGCTCGGAGATCTTTCGGCAGATAGAGGCCGTGGAGAATGACCACGATCCTAATACGGCGGCGGCCCTCGAAGCGGTGGAGAGGCGCGGAGAGATGATTGTGCGCATTCTAGAGCCCCGGTGCATGGGCAGCAAGCCGGCGGTGGACGCAGCCCACAAACTGATGAACAAGGCCGATGGGCGGCATACGGTGCAACTGGTGGAAATCGTCAAGCGCCCCGGCCAGACACTGGGTCTGTACATCCGCGAAGGGAATGGAGCCGACCGCACCGATGGCGTTTTCATCTCCCGGATCGCTTTAGAGTCTGCCGTTTACAACAGCGGCTGTCTGAGG GTGGGTGATGAAATCTTGGCGGTTAACCTGGTGGACGTCACCCACATGTCCCTGGACGATGTCGTTATCATCATGTCAATTCCACGACGACTGGTGCTGGCCATTCGCCAGAGGCGTGGCAACCGAGGCACTGGCTCCCCGGGACCTCCAACTCTTTCCAGGCCCGAGCAAAAGCCGCCACCGGTAGTGGTAATCAAGCGTGATCTGCGCGACGAGGATCTGGACGAAACTGATCGGATGCCAAGGCCGCGATCATCACGTGATAGACGTACAG GGGACGGCCGCGAGATGACGGAGTCCAGATCCCGCTTGGGTCTGGGTCTGAACAACTACAGTCCACAGTCGGAGCAGCTGGACATGTACTACAATACAAGAGGAGGTGCCGGCGGAGGAGGGCCTATGGGAGAGCCTCCTAACTGGGGATACAAACCACCACCCCCTCCATCATCCGTGATTACGGAGCAGCCCACAAAAGGACACGCCTTTGCGCCATCTCATGCCTACTACCAAAATGCGGGAACTCTAGAGAGTTTAGCAGAGAAGGTGCACGCATTTTACCCAGGAGCACCCGGTGGACCACCTGTAGGGCCCTCTCGGCGAATGTCCACTGGCACCGGCAACGTGGGTCTGGCCCAACAGCACGCTAGGTTTCCTCGATCGGGCTCGGACCAGCACCTCCCCCGCGTTGAATATGCAGATTACTCGAACTCTCTGGGCCGCCACTCTTTGCTCCGTTCCAGCTTAAAGCCAGGAACGGCTGGAGGAGCTCCTCTTCCAGTGGGCGTAGGTGGCACACTAGGGCGCTATGGCCGCTACGATCAGCAGAGGAGCGGCGGCGTCTCCAAGTACGGTCCGCCGGCTGCAGGAGCCCAGTCTCTGACTCGCCGTTCCAGGCCGAACCTGGACTACTCCAGTGACACAGAGGCTACGATTGGTCCACGATCGAGCTACTACTACTACAACCGCCCCGCCATCGCAAGCATGCCAAGAGGATCAggtggcggcggaggaggGGCAGCCGCCGCCGCAGCCATGCTGGCAGCGGATCATCTTAACAAATTCAACTCGTTGCCTCGCGAGCGACCCGGCGTCCGACTGCAGGGAATGCGATCGCGAATCGGTGATCGTCTAGTGGACGAAAACGATGGCAATACTTCGGCACCGGAGTTCGACGCGCGGCGGGGCAGGGATCTGCGCCAAAGAATCACTGCTAGCCCGTCGATATTCACGGCGGACGAGTACCGTGCTTGGCTGAGGAGGGCGCCGAGCAGCTCAGCCATTGCGGAGCAAATGCGGATGACACGAGACATGTTTGCCCAGCCACGGGCACAGAGGTTCTCGTGCAGTGCCGAAAATATTCACGATGTGCTTAGAAAC aCGGAAAGCATCTACTCGAGCAGGAACCACATCCTCGGCACCGGCACTTTAGATCGCAATATGGGCCTCACCCGCCCTATCTCGGCGCTGCCAGTGAGATCTATGTCCTCGCAGCATATCGGAGGCGCAGGTTCCATCCGCTCGCCCAGCATACGCCGCATGCGGCAGTTACTGGAGCTCTCCGCTGGACCGGCCAGTCCTAGTGGCAGCATAATGAGCACTGGGGGCCACCAAAGTCCTGCACCTACACCAAGTGCTACGCTGCCGCGTCCCCATCGCCAGATCGACATCAATCCGGCGGAGTTTGCGAAGTACAAGCTGGACAAGCCCATTGTAGACATGGGAGGTGTCTCCGGCATGCTATGGATTCACCTTCTTGCTGGTCGCGGCCTGAGAACAGCTCCAGAAGGAGTAGGTCCCGGAGGAGCAGCACCACCGGGACAAACTCGAGATCTCTACTGCGTTATTGAGTGCGACCGCGTGCACAAGGCTCGCACGGTAGTGCGATCTGGTGACCTGCAGTTCGACTGGGACGAGTCCTTCGAGCTGGACTTAGTGGGCAACAAACAGCTCGACGTGCTGGTTTACTCCTGGGACCCGCAGCACAGGCACAAACTGTGCTACCGCGGGGCCATTTCACTATCAGCCATTCTGAGGCAGTCTCCCTTGCATCAGCTGGCTCTCAAGGTGGAGCCCAGAGGCACTATCTACATCCGAATGCGTCACACGGATCCCCTGGCCCTCTACAAGCGTCGCGGACTGCCCAGCTTACGGGCCGGTTACCCGACCCTATTCGGAGCTGACCTCGAGTCAGTGGTGAATCGAGAGTCTAAGGGTGCGCCCGGCTGTGCACCAGTACCCATCGTTCTGCGGCGATGCGTGGAGGAGGTGGAACGTCGGGGGCTTGACATAATCGGGCTGTACCGACTGTGCGGTTCTGCCACCAAGAAGCGACTGCTGCGCGAGGCCTTCGAGCGCAACAGCCGCGCAGTGGAATTGAGCCCGGAGCATGTTCCTGACATCAACGTCATCACCGGGGTGCTCAAGGACTACCTCAGGGAGCTTCCAGAGCCACTGTTCACTCGATGTCTTTTCCAAATGACGGTGGATGCTTTGG CTGTCTGCCTGCCAGATGACCCAGAGGGCAATGCGAAACTGATGCTTAGCATCCTCGACTGTCTGCCGCGGGCAAACCGG GCCACGCTTGTGTTCCTGCTCGACCACTTGTCGCTGGTGGTGTCCAACTCGGAGCGGAACAAGATGTCCGCCCAGGCGCTCGCCACAGTGATGGGCCCCCCGCTGATGCTGCATTCGGCGAGTGCGCAACCGGGCGCTGACATTGATCATGCCCAGCCGATCGCGGTGCTGAAGTATCTTCTCCAGATCTGGCCGCAGCCGCAGGCGCAGCATCAGCAGCTGGCGCAGCACATGGCCGGCGCTACAGGGGCGATGCTGTCCGGTATGGCCACTGCCGGCAGCATGAGCAATATGGCCGGCGTTGCTTCAG GTCGGCGCGGCGAGTCAACAGGGCAGCGTGGAAGCAAAGTCAGTGCGTTGCCAGCGGACAGACAGGCACTCCTTCTGCAGCAGCAGGCGCAGCTCATGGCGGCGGGCAACCTACTGCGCTCGTCCACTTCGGTAACCAACATACTCTCCCAAGGCCATCCTCAGCTCTCAGCCACAGCCAACAGTCATCTGTATCAATCAGTAGTGGGTCAGTTAGCTCAATCGCATCGAGCCTTGCAACAAGCGGTGCAACaggtaaacaaaaacagtggGACACCACGACGCACACGAtacaacaaaaccaacataACCCATCAGAACAGAGGCAGGACTcagtaa